In Monodelphis domestica isolate mMonDom1 chromosome 1, mMonDom1.pri, whole genome shotgun sequence, the sequence GAGTGCTACTTGTCCAACTCCATGTTTCATACCTAACTATTTTAGTTTGTACCAGATAGATGAGTGAGGGAGACCAAATTCTAATTTGGAGGTGTTGGCTCTCCTTTCTCATGCTCCTTGCCTCACTGACAAACTCTTGTCAATCCTAGCTTGAATTACTTTTCATGTCTGGGCCtccaaaaaggaaagtaaaagagaTTTAATATGAATTAGGTTTAGGATAGGTTGTTCCTTTCTACACAGAAAGCAATGATAACCATAAAAAAAGGATCAggacaaaatcaataaaattcaacggtatcaataaaattattaaaataggaTTCATTCACTTAACTTGTAACTATTAATACAATCAGTTGGGAGACTAATAGTCTACCTTGTTGGGACATGGTCTAGTTTGTAGGGCCATTCATTagccatttttacatttcatcttTTTATACTGTTTAAACACTGCTGGTGAAAGCCCATTCTGTGAAGCAGCTAAATAGGCCAAGCTTTTCTTTTGAGCAGTATTATCGCTGATAAAGAtgttttcctagttgtgtgtTATTGCCTCTGCACCTGCCATGTTAATGCATTTTTTATGCCATCACTGTGTCAGGGGACAAGGCGAATGTTGCAACCACAGAGTTTCAGACCATTCTAACCTCATAAGGTCTTCCAAAtagggaaaggaaaaacaaaggagTGAACCCACCCCAAGCATAGGCTTGTCTAAGTAGAATATGCACTCATTTCTACTGGGATGGAATGGGTTATAGGCAGCCACCATTTCTGTTCCAGACTCTTTGGGGGCAATTAGAAACAGTCTTTACACTTTGAATCCAGTAAGAAAGATGAGTCACGGGTCTGAGTTACCCTTTTGTACATCCACTGAGTTCTGTGTCAGCAACCATTTAAGGAACTCTTCATCTTACATGGCTGGAAGTAGGCTCTCCCCAAACTTTCATATAGTCTCCAGGAATAGAGACTACACATATTTTGGGcaaaggatggaaggagggacCTGCTTCACTTAGATTCATATTTTTACTTTACCAAAGGACtcttatgaagaaaatattttataaaattgttttttcatgaaCCACTGATTTTTCATCATTGTAGACATTCTTTTCATCAGGGTAGATTGTTCCTATCTGTTTCTTCTCATCCAGTgtgatttataaacattatctttcATAGATTTTATACAGAGAAATGTATGTCCAATGTACTGGAGGCCTTCCTGAAGATCTTTTCGCATTTTGACTACCCATAGAATATTTGGATACTCTATTTGTTAGCTTTTGCTCATAGTACATGACTGCCCATCTCTTTCTCACTATACATTGTTTCAGTTCACCTCAATGGTCTTTAAACTATTTCAATCATGTACTTCTTATATGAAAGTTTTCTTTAGCATATGCCCCCAACAtatgtttattttcttatttaaaattatatcaatgtaCTAGTGTACCCACAATTATTTCTTATGTATAACACAAAGTCTGACAAAATAATAATGTCTCAGTCCTCTCTAACCTCTGAGCACCCAGGGAGGTGCCTGTCCTGGTCAGCTCAGGTCAAGAGTACTGGACTCTGTTTCAGATGCTGCAGAAGGACAATTGGGAAAGGATGGAGAACATATGGAAAAGGGCAACCAGAATAGTCAAGGTCCTTGAGTCCAAGTCATATGGGGACTGATTGAGTGAATTCAGAGTCTGGCAGGACATGACAGCTGTCTTCAAGTGCCTGAAGATATACCATGTGAgagattaatttgatttttctatcTTAGCAAAACTAGGAGAAAGTTACTTCCTTGTTAATGATTTTTGTTATGATAATGTTATGATTTCTCTAGAAAAATAATCTACACTTAACAAAGTTCATGGCTTCTTATACTacctttttttcctgtttgtatCTTGAACTGTTTGTGTTTATTGAAGACTATCAAATTCACAataatttttaagtgaataaagtGTTTTAAAGTGAAATTATTCCAGGCCTTTGTCAATTGGCCCTGATATATTTTGTGAAATAATGggatttattaatttttgtttatcaTTTGGCTTATGGTGTCATTTGTGGCAGATCTCCAAAGCGGGTCATCATTCTCCAGAGACCTATGGAATGACCCAAAGTGGGCCATCCTTTGATTCCAAACGATATGTAATCAgccaagagagaaggtgggaagatGGGTCACAGTCCAACCCCTTTTTTACTCCCCTCTTCTTACTCCCAACCAAATGTGTTCTTGTTTCCAAAAAACTATCTCACTCCTTAACTTTGCCCCCTCCCACAACTGGCTTCCATGGCTGCCCCAAATATGGACCCTTTATAACCTAACCAATATAACCTAAGCCAATCTAGCTACCTAGAAGAAGTGGTGGGCAAAATTCTCTACTCTCTCTGCTCCCTTGCCCTAGTATTCTCACTTCCAGCCCCCATCATCACAGCAGTAGGTTCTGCAGTCTGTGCTCCAGGATACTAACCAGTAAGCTCATCTCTTatcccattttcattttttggtggGATGATAAATAGCAGAGGACAAGCAGGTTATAATTACATTATTTGTCATTCAAAACCCATTCGTCTTCCtaacttttctatttccatttaggGCAACACCATTTTCCCATTACCCTAATAGCTCAACTTCTTCATTAATCCCAACTCCTCACTCAACTATAACTCTTCAAAGTTACCAGAGTTCTCTTAACTACTATATGGGATGGAAGAGCTCAGTAATATAATTCTTTGTactaaacctttttaatttgatgtattcaaaattatttattttacattttgtgatttttttctaactcttgcttattttaaaatctttcctttccctagggggaagctgggtagctaagtggatagagtacctggcctagagactggaggtcctagattcaaatctggcctcagatacttcccagctgtgtgaccctgggcaagtcacttgaccctcattgcctagcccttaccactcttctgccttggagccaatacacagtattgacttcaagacagaaggttaagagttaaaaaaaatctttccttttccaaagatctgacatgtatactattctgtgttcacctaatttacttacagtttccctctttatattcaagacattcacccattctgagttttaatATACTTCTTTGATTCTGCTGTTTTCTACAGAATTCTTCTTTACTAAGGCAGCTAGCAGTTGTAGTGGATAGATttctgggcatggagtcaggaagatctgagttaaaatacaatttcaaacatttactagctctgtgaccctgggcaagtcttttaaactctgtttgctagtttcttcatccataaaatggggataataatatcaccttccTTTTCAGGAtcaaaaaagatatttgtaaagccttaGCATAGTGTCCTTCACATAGaagttgctatataaatgtttattcccttcccagtCCTCTCTGCTACCCCCTTCCTTTGTTAATAAATGTTACTCAGTTGTGTTTATATACAGCCTTTCACACAGCCATCTTAACCCAACTCCATTTTAGTCATTTCCTAAACTGAATAGATTGTTGCTTTTTTACATCATTGAGCCATTCATCCTTTGaatgtgaatttgtttttatttctacattGAGACACCATTTCTCATGTTTTGAAAgacataatattattttatatcacaCCATAATACAACTCATTGTCAcaatcctttcttcccttcccctttacaGACATACATGTATCAGGTATGTGAAACTCTGAATAGCTGCTTTTGCTGGGTGGTTCTGGGGCCAAGGACCCATTCATACAGTGTTTGAAATGGCAAATGAAGAAGCAGATGCCTCTCAAATTTCTCAGGGGGTATTGGCAGAACCATTCCATTGCTGCTATAAACCAATGCATAGCCCTTCATTTAGTAAccccactactaggtctgtatccaaaagagaaaaaaagggaaaggaactacttgtacaaaaatatttatagctgccctttttgtggtggcaaaaggtTGGAAGCTAAAGGGACATCCATCACTTGGAGAGTGGCTGAACAGACTGTGgtctatgatggtgatgaaatactattgtgctataaagaatgatgaacagcatgtttttcagaaagagctgaaaagaactacatgaatTGATAAagggaaccaggagaacattgtacataataacagcaatattgtggaacgatcaaatgtgattagcctttgctactaacagcaatacaatgatccaggtcaattctgaggaaattatgaaaaagaatgttacccacctccagagaaagaactggagtcagaatgcagatcaaagcatattatttttcactgaagtttatttgggtttttattttgggattttggccTTATATGATCATTCTCTTACAAaattgaacaatatggaaatatgttttgcgtgataatacatgtataactcagaacAAATtatttgccagctctgggagggaagaggggagggagggagacagtttggatcacataactttggaaaacttacgtggaagtttgttattacatgtaattagtaaaatatctttataataataaaaaaccatTCCATTGTGGCTCATCTGTGCTTTCAATGAAATGTTCTACAAAGAGCttcacttccttttttcctacctttcccttcAATACACACTTATCAATATATACATGTTGACATATAAACATCATGgcaatacatatattttaacacTGTATTGACGATACTTCTCATTTCTACTTGAAGTATGTGAGAGCACTTATCTTTacaaagtgatatataaataccagctattattattattgttattatttcttctccagctaataGGACCAGGTGGGCAGTCAGGAGCaccaaaagaaaaggaattatacCTTAGAAATGTATCTTTGTGATTCACAACTGATTTTTGTAAACATGCAGACCTATACCAAAGTGACTCATCAATCAGGgctcagttcaaatctcatcccTGATTGCTCCTGTTCAAAATGACCTCTTCCTCCTTGGAAATCTTGCAACATTTTGGTAACACTCACATGCCCTTTAGAGTGTAACCTTGGCTAAATTAATGAACCCTCTGGGGACCTcagtttttctatctgtaaaatgaagtttgcaCCTAGATCAGTCTCTAATTCCTTCTTGCTTTACCATTCAATGTTCTAAATTTCCTTCCTACTTGAGTATTTTGTAATTTAATATTCCATGATtcaaagattccttccaactctaataggTTGTGGTCCCAACATGATGGTGCCAATATGATGGCACCAACATTTAATATCTGACTTTGGCTTAGCACATTCCATTTTTCTGTGTTCTTTCTCcccctcattttctctctctctctctctctctctctcttttattctctctctctttccttcctttctctttccctgatttCTTTTATCCCAAACAACTTCTTCATTGAGCTTGGAGATGAGCCTTCATTAGTCAGGGATCTCATCCTTAGGAACCATAGCCAGATTAAAAActcagagaaaataatttgacCAATCCCCTACTAGGAATTGACTGCTCTGTCACTGAAAAGGCATGAGAGCTTCCAGGCCTAGGATTTCTTTTGAGGATCCATGATGCTGTACAGGGGCGGGAGAGATGAGGGGTCAGGTGGATGTAGAGTTGAGTGACCAGTTGctatttttccccctctcttcacTGCTCTTGAACCTCCAGAAAAATGAAAGCTTTTCTACTAACCCCAACTTTAGCTAGTACATTTTGAGAGTGGCTCATGAACATATGTAAGGTCGTagctttacagtcttttaaaaataaaataaaacagattaCTCAGTACCCTCTAGATGCCTATCTATTTTATTAATCTGACGGTCCACTGTTATGGAGGTCTTCAAAGTGCTCAGTGAATTTTCTGTTTGGATTGAGTCTGATTGGCATCGCGCAATCTTGAACCATCTCTTGTAAACCTCCTTAGATTTCTTCCGGAATCTTTTCCCCACAATCACATATACCAGAGGGTTCAGGAAGCTGTTGCTACAACCAACATATGTTCCTATCTGTGTAAACACATCTAAAGTTGTTTTAGTCTGACAGTCTGAAATAAAGTTCAGCCGATAGAAGGTGTCCATCAATGTGCTGACCTGGAAAGGGAGCCAGCAGATGACGAAGAACAGAAGGACCACCTGGACAAGGATGGTagccttcttctctctctggatTGCCTTGAATTTCTGCATTTCATTGTTCTGAAGAACATGGATGATTTTCACAGTGCAGAAAGAGATGACACAGAGAGGCAGCACAAAGCCTACGATGTTCAGGAGAACATTGTTGAAGACTGCCCATTTAGATGACGGGTAGTTGAGGAAACAAATAGTGACGTTGTGGCCTTCCTCGTCATAGTTCGTTAGGGAACGGAAAATCAACATAGGGCAACTCATTATTATTGCAAAAAGCCATATGATGAAACTGTAGAATTTGGCATAGCAGGTACCTCGCATTCGGCCCATAGACATGGTTTTCACCAGAGCTAGGTATCGGTCAATACTCACCAACATCAAGAAGAAAATGCTGCTATACAAGTTCATGCACATAGTGGAGTTCACCACTTTACAGAGAACCAATCCAAAGGACCAGTCATAGTTGCTGGCAATGTTAATGGCCCAGAAAGGGAGACAAACACCTAAAATCAGGTCAGCTGCAGCTAAATTCCCCAGGTAAATTTCAGGCACTGTGCAACTACTTTTGTGCAAACAGAAAACACTGAGAACAAACAGGTTTTCGACTGTGATCATTACAAAGATGATCCAGAGGAATGGGGTCTGGATTGTGTTAAAGGAATCCCAAAATTCATCGGGAGAACACAAGCTGTTCTTAGTCTCATTGAATAATGATTCATTAATTCCAAGTGGAAGGTCTTCTTGTGTGCCATTGATCATTTTAGCACTGAAAGAAAGTGGGCAAATGATTATTACATTGAATAGTCATgataagtcaaagaaaaaatctatAGGTTCCTTCAAAATATTCCATGGGTCAGTGGGATAATTAGTTTATTTCAATACAACTCAATAGatccaacccctcttaattgtagttctttctattattttctttttattctgtatttgtttgttgtctcccctattagattgtaaacctTTTGAGGACAGAGtctattttttgcttctttttatattcccagcattAAGTACAATGTCTGTCTTGTAGTggacacttaacaaatgtttattgattggtaaAATGCCTATTGTGTACAGAATACCGTTAGATTCTAGAGTTGATGTAAAATTCATATTAAGTATTCCCTGAACTCCTGGATCCTACAGATTAACAAGGTGGCTAGACACAAACTGACAAATATAACATAAAATGGTATGGAGCAAGTATATTAGAAAAGAGTTGTAAAGTGAAGGGCTTTTTGAGAtccaaggagggaggagaaggaagagaagttttTTATGAATGGGGTAGACCAGGATGGTTTGGTAGAGGATGAAGTATTTTAGTTGAGCTTTCAGGATGGATAGGAATTCAATaggtgaaggagaaagaagttatTCATTACTTAGGGACAGATGAACAAAGATGAAGGTGGGAAAGAAGAAGGCTTGCTTGGTACACGATCATCCACTCTGAATAGAGTAAAGAATACGTGGGGTGGGGGAGTGGATTCACATCAGTCTTGAAAGGGACTAAGGTAATAGCTCCTGCTAGGTGACACCTTCAAGGTCTGTGGAATATACCCTCGAATGTGAGGTAAAGAAGTTTAGAATTGTTATCTGTATGTAAATCTGTCTTGGCAAAGGGGAGATGATGACTGGCTTTTGGAAAAGTGATTTAAATTAGGTCAAGGGTATCATTTtgtactccccccccccttcccatgcTCAAGCCCAGAACTGAGGTGAGTTCTTAGAAGAAATAATATGATAGAGTAGAAAAATGTAGATTTGGAAATGAGAAAATTTGAGTTAGAATCCCCACTCTGTTACTTATTATGTGTGTGACCTAGCCTAAGTCATTAATCTCTTTGGATTTTAGTTGTTGAAAAAGGAAGGTTTTGGATTAGgtgatctctgaggttcttttTCGTTTTTAAGCTTAGGATCCTACAGTCTTTGTAAACAGGAGGGTGACCATCATTCAAACTTCATCACTACCCCACTACCAAGTTGGGGTCTACTTAGTGCCTGTGTTATAAGGGATGAATGATGGGGAAATGAGTTTTATGGAACAGGAGGAAGGGGATGCAGCTGATAAAATAATCTTAGGAGATGCTCCATTACAACCCACAAAGCATCCTGCCATTATTATAGATTTTTCCCCAAGAGAAAATATTGCTCTCTTAGGCTACATCTAACGTCTTTTGGGCGGGAACTTTAGTTAAGGAATTTCCTCTGCCTTGCCTGGAACTAAATTATCCTAGATATGGCATAGAAACCAAGAGGAAACCATAAAAAGCTTTATGCATAGAAATAACCAATGTGTAGACAGTGAGAATTCTCTCAGTAATGAGAGTTGGAGGAAATTCCGTGCAGAGTAACAGATACAACCTATTATCTTTTCTTTATGTGCTCAATGTAGCTTTCTTTCTGGGAAATACAGG encodes:
- the BDKRB2 gene encoding B2 bradykinin receptor; protein product: MEMLLDMASAKMINGTQEDLPLGINESLFNETKNSLCSPDEFWDSFNTIQTPFLWIIFVMITVENLFVLSVFCLHKSSCTVPEIYLGNLAAADLILGVCLPFWAINIASNYDWSFGLVLCKVVNSTMCMNLYSSIFFLMLVSIDRYLALVKTMSMGRMRGTCYAKFYSFIIWLFAIIMSCPMLIFRSLTNYDEEGHNVTICFLNYPSSKWAVFNNVLLNIVGFVLPLCVISFCTVKIIHVLQNNEMQKFKAIQREKKATILVQVVLLFFVICWLPFQVSTLMDTFYRLNFISDCQTKTTLDVFTQIGTYVGCSNSFLNPLVYVIVGKRFRKKSKEVYKRWFKIARCQSDSIQTENSLSTLKTSITVDRQINKIDRHLEGTE